A genome region from Chengkuizengella sp. SCS-71B includes the following:
- a CDS encoding ABC transporter ATP-binding protein, whose amino-acid sequence MAKLNHLISLKKVSKIYTSSSETFTALKEIDLEVNKGEFVAFVGQSGSGKSTLINMITGIDTPSSGEVYVASKSIHSLNQEQMAVWRGRNIGVIFQFYQLLPTLTVAENIMLPMDFCKTYPRKERRKRAINLLSKMGIAEKANNLPSDLSGGQQQRAAIARALANDPPILVADEPTGNLDSATTNIVMDLFTGLISEGKTIVMVTHERDLNHFFTRSILLSDGEIVSETNGEKVHRV is encoded by the coding sequence ATGGCAAAACTTAATCATCTCATTTCTCTTAAAAAAGTAAGTAAAATATATACTTCATCATCAGAAACCTTTACTGCTTTAAAAGAAATTGATCTAGAAGTAAACAAGGGTGAATTCGTAGCATTTGTCGGTCAATCTGGGAGTGGAAAATCTACGCTAATCAATATGATTACCGGAATCGACACCCCTTCCTCTGGAGAAGTTTATGTTGCTTCAAAAAGCATTCATTCTCTCAATCAAGAACAAATGGCGGTTTGGCGTGGGAGAAATATCGGAGTCATCTTTCAATTCTATCAATTACTTCCCACACTTACTGTTGCAGAAAATATAATGCTGCCCATGGATTTTTGCAAAACGTATCCAAGAAAGGAAAGACGCAAGCGAGCCATTAATCTGCTAAGCAAAATGGGCATTGCGGAAAAGGCCAACAATTTACCTTCTGATTTATCTGGCGGTCAACAACAACGTGCAGCTATTGCTAGAGCGTTAGCTAATGACCCTCCCATACTAGTTGCTGATGAACCGACTGGTAATCTTGATTCTGCAACCACAAACATCGTAATGGATCTCTTTACAGGTCTCATTAGCGAAGGAAAAACAATCGTGATGGTTACACACGAAAGAGATTTAAACCATTTTTTCACAAGATCGATATTACTGTCTGACGGTGAAATCGTATCTGAAACAAATGGGGAGAAGGTACACCGTGTTTAG
- a CDS encoding TetR/AcrR family transcriptional regulator, with amino-acid sequence MKEQKKDRRVQRTRNLLHEALQELMIEKGYEAITVQDLIDRANIGRSTFYSHFVDKEELLVENVNILRELIKEQMVKIETIKTKAFRFEFSLSFLQHAQDSKRLWKATVAPSGLFVLHHIKRVISDLIREEITISNSFNSLKIPQDIAVEFVVNTLMSLIHWWMDGEKHTQVSAIEVDEMFHQLVLTGIGSEILN; translated from the coding sequence TTGAAGGAACAAAAAAAAGACAGAAGAGTTCAAAGAACGAGAAATTTATTACACGAGGCACTTCAGGAACTTATGATAGAAAAAGGTTACGAAGCGATTACTGTCCAAGATTTAATAGATCGGGCAAATATCGGTCGATCAACTTTTTATTCTCATTTTGTGGATAAGGAAGAGCTGCTTGTTGAGAATGTAAATATATTAAGAGAGTTAATAAAAGAGCAGATGGTTAAAATTGAAACTATAAAAACGAAAGCATTTAGATTCGAGTTTAGTTTAAGTTTTCTGCAGCATGCACAAGATAGTAAACGTTTGTGGAAGGCAACTGTTGCACCAAGCGGATTGTTTGTTCTTCATCATATTAAACGAGTAATTTCTGACTTGATACGTGAAGAAATAACCATATCGAACTCTTTTAACTCGTTAAAAATTCCTCAAGACATAGCGGTAGAGTTTGTAGTGAACACCTTGATGAGCCTTATTCATTGGTGGATGGATGGGGAAAAACATACACAAGTATCTGCTATTGAAGTAGATGAGATGTTTCATCAGTTAGTCTTAACAGGAATTGGGTCCGAGATTTTAAACTAG
- a CDS encoding DUF1572 family protein, which translates to MNNIGNHYLETVVHNFEELKSLGEKSIAQVNESQINFAENEDSNSVAIIVKHLHGNMKSRWENFLLVDGESVARDRDSEFEGIINTKEELLSIWNEGWEFVFKAIRGLNEDDLNKTTTIRNEPLSVLQAIQRQLSHYSYHVGQIVYLSKQLSSSWVSLSVPKGKSKEFNKRMMN; encoded by the coding sequence TTGAACAATATAGGAAATCATTATTTAGAAACCGTCGTACATAACTTTGAAGAATTGAAATCATTAGGTGAAAAATCGATTGCACAAGTAAATGAAAGTCAAATCAATTTTGCTGAAAATGAAGATTCAAACAGTGTGGCAATAATTGTAAAACACTTACATGGGAATATGAAATCAAGATGGGAGAACTTTTTACTTGTTGATGGAGAATCTGTTGCAAGAGATCGAGATAGTGAATTTGAAGGGATTATTAATACTAAAGAAGAGTTGTTATCTATCTGGAATGAAGGTTGGGAATTTGTATTTAAAGCTATTCGGGGTTTAAATGAAGATGATCTAAATAAAACCACTACGATTAGAAATGAACCTCTAAGTGTATTACAAGCAATCCAAAGACAGCTCTCACATTATTCCTACCATGTTGGCCAAATTGTCTACTTATCAAAACAACTTTCAAGTTCATGGGTCTCCTTAAGTGTTCCAAAAGGAAAATCAAAAGAATTTAATAAACGTATGATGAACTAG
- a CDS encoding prolyl oligopeptidase family serine peptidase produces the protein MQQLKCNYTTTISQESSLNYLLTLPKRYLETDEKRPLILFLHGVGERGDDLELIKKHGIPKIVGEKDDFPFITISPQCPVESVWDRELEMLFFLIQDVAQNYKVDISRIYLTGISMGGYGTWCLAEKYPSLFAALIPICGVSLPLVRFRSGINQLNNTPIWVFHGAEDESVPIHHSEEMVKALHQAGGKVKFTIYPHLGHDSWTRTYENEEIYEWMLTHKNENIKLL, from the coding sequence GTGCAACAATTAAAATGTAATTATACTACAACGATATCTCAAGAATCCTCATTAAATTATTTATTAACCTTGCCTAAAAGATATCTTGAAACAGATGAAAAGAGACCATTGATTCTTTTTCTTCACGGAGTTGGTGAAAGAGGAGATGATCTCGAACTCATTAAAAAACATGGCATCCCCAAAATAGTTGGGGAAAAAGATGATTTTCCTTTTATTACAATTTCTCCACAATGTCCCGTAGAGTCGGTCTGGGATAGAGAACTAGAAATGTTATTTTTTTTAATTCAAGATGTAGCGCAAAACTATAAAGTGGACATTTCACGTATTTATTTGACGGGTATTAGTATGGGGGGATATGGGACATGGTGCTTAGCTGAAAAATACCCATCGTTGTTTGCGGCATTAATTCCAATCTGTGGTGTATCTTTGCCTTTAGTAAGATTTCGCAGTGGAATAAATCAGTTAAACAACACACCAATTTGGGTGTTTCACGGCGCTGAAGATGAATCGGTCCCCATCCATCATTCAGAAGAAATGGTCAAAGCTTTACATCAAGCTGGCGGAAAAGTTAAGTTTACAATTTATCCTCATTTGGGTCATGACTCATGGACGAGAACATATGAGAATGAAGAAATTTATGAATGGATGCTGACCCATAAAAATGAGAATATTAAATTGCTTTAA